The proteins below come from a single Stigmatopora argus isolate UIUO_Sarg chromosome 11, RoL_Sarg_1.0, whole genome shotgun sequence genomic window:
- the insyn2ab gene encoding inhibitory synaptic factor 2A, translated as MVSKEDNKCMVASDSDDSDSDNSFVHNLDGQQVKKKNKALQVRFRDICEAQNEYRGKHSRSISCKVTHRQYMTMPARRSIPNVTKSTGVQTSPDLTKRYKTFPFERKKGHTFKHEALVEDYKGQNNGFLSDIKAVGEDGQPIGVSSKCKGKIVGQTKALLHHTDDSSDTEDLICDANCVDGPSCADSHFSQESRLSNPPGKSEAAHQECGTRTKSKGLPREETEAGAASSKRQLSASEFARERPKGQVAWNSFTQVESLGSPAKPCKRKKGVQSSDQQSQTLPHSAKCSAQSQGPRRTRHASASSKMQRGPGVGEGFPQGNSGTAGTAGTAGARGGQQIIPLSDDKDIKAQLEAMETLINSSQETIKVLLGVIQELEKGEAQREGLTYRTGQDTANCDTCRNSACIIYSVELDFKLQEDKLQPLMKRLCPQDSRQCPALPYSNEVFTSTPKRKSKSDSKKHARWKLWFL; from the exons acaaagctCTGCAGGTGCGTTTTCGGGATATCTGCGAGGCGCAGAATGAATACCGAGGAAAACACAGCCGATCCATTTCCTGTAAAGTGACTCATCGACAGTACATGACCATGCCCGCCAGACGATCCATCCCCAACGTCACCAAAAGCACGGGCGTGCAGACGTCTCCGGACCTGACCAAACGGTACAAAACGTTTCCCTTCGAGAGGAAAAAAGGACATACGTTTAAACACGAGGCCTTGGTGGAAGATTACAAAGGACAAAACAACGGCTTTTTGAGCGACATCAAAGCGGTCGGAGAGGACGGCCAACCCATCGGGGTGTCGTCAAAGTGCAAGGGGAAGATCGTGGGTCAGACTAAAGCTTTGCTCCATCACACCGACGACAGCAGCGATACCGAGGATTTGATTTGCGACGCCAACTGCGTGGACGGACCCTCTTGCGCGGACTCTCATTTCTCCCAAGAGTCCCGTCTGAGCAACCCTCCCGGCAAAAGCGAAGCGGCGCACCAGGAGTGCGGGACGAGGACCAAAAGCAAAGGATTACCCCGAGAAGAAACGGAGGCCGGCGCCGCTTCCTCCAAGCGTCAGCTGTCTGCCTCGGAGTTTGCGCGAGAGCGCCCCAAGGGCCAGGTGGCGTGGAATTCTTTCACCCAAGTGGAGTCTTTAGGAAGCCCCGCGAAGCCTTGTAAGAGGAAGAAGGGAGTGCAGTCCAGCGATCAGCAGTCACAGACGCTTCCCCACAGTGCCAAATGTTCGGCTCAGTCGCAAGGGCCCAGACGGACGAGGCATGCCTCGGCGTCTTCCAAAATGCAGCGGGGGCCAGGCGTGGGTGAGGGCTTCCCCCAGGGGAATAGCGGCACTGCAGGCACTGCGGGCACCGCGGGCGCGAGAGGCGGCCAGCAGATAATTCCCTTATCCGACGACAAGGATATCAAAGCACAGCTTGAGGCCATGGAGACGCTCATCAACTCCAGCCAGGAGACCATCAAGGTTCTGCTCGGAGTCATTCAGGAGTTGGAGAAAGGTGAAGCGCAGCGGGAGGG GCTCACCTACCGAACGGGGCAAGACACGGCAAACTGTGACACCTGTCGAAACAGCGCATGCATCATTTACAG CGTGGAGCTGGACTTCAAGCTGCAGGAGGACAAACTGCAGCCCCTGATGAAAAGACTTTGCCCCCAGGACAGCCGGCAATGTCCCGCCCTGCCTTACTCCAACGAAGTGTTCACGTCCACGCCTAAACGCAAATCCAAATCGGACTCAAAGAAGCACGCCCGCTGGAAACTGTGGTTCCTCTGA